From the genome of Alphaproteobacteria bacterium:
GGAACTTGCTCCCTACCACGGGTCCGCACTAAGTGGCGTAGGCAGTATTCAGTTTGCCAAGACCCAAGCCGTGAAAGAGGCCTGGGAACACTACTATAAAGGCGAATATGAGGAAGCGCTGGCGGCTTTCGACGCTAAGCGAGATGCGGTCAAGTCGGAGGATAACCCGGCGGCGGAAGATGGTCGCGGGTGGAGCCTGCTGGCCCTACAGCGTCCTCAAGATGCGGTACAAGCCTTCAAAGCAGCCCTCGAAATTGACGACGCCTTCCCTTATTCGAAGAGCGGTCTCGTAGCCGCGGAACGGGCCTCCGCGCAGCTTTATAATCAAGCCTGGGCGTTCCTCAATGCCGGCCAATTTGAACAAGCCGAAAAGCGTTTCAACGAGGCACGCGAAGAACTACCTAAAAATGTTGCGTGGCTGATCGATGACGGGCTGGCATGGTCGGCGTTCTACCAGGACAAAATCGATGTCGCCGAAGCGTCCTTTAAGAAGATCGTCGATGCCGAACCCAATGCCTACCTATCCAGAACTGGCCTCGGGCTCGTCGCCATCGAAAAACGCTCCTACGACGAAGCGATGAAACACTTGAAGGCGTCGTTTGAGCAAGCGCCACTGCAAGCAATTTCTTCGTACACCGTGGCCAGCCTAAAACTACTTGAGAATGAACAAGCCCAACAAGCAAAAGAAATATTGGAACTTGGTGAGCGGATCTATCCCTACTCAGTGGACGTTCAGTTCCTCTTGGCCAAGGCCTTTAAGGCGCTTGGCAATGAGGATGCCGCCTTAACCAAAGCGCAGGCCGCCGCCAATCTGGCGCCTGCCTATGTTGATCCGGTGTTTGACGAATTGGAACTGGCCGCCGGGAACTCGAAGGGTATCTACTATAGCCTAGCCTGGGGACAGTACTTCTCTGGCAACAACGAAGCAGCGATAAAGCGTTTCGACCAATACATCACATTGGACGGTGAAGAGATCAACGCTCAGCGTGGCCGTGGTTTTGCCTTGTTCCGCTTGGGCCAGTATGACGACGCCATCGAGGCGTTGGAAAAAGTGACTGCCAAGGAACCGGATGAACTTCAGCCGATTTCGGAAGTTCTGCCCATTCCCGGGACCGACACTTCATGGACGGTGATTTACAATGCGACGACAACGTTAGCCTGGAGCTACTACCGCACCGAACGGCCAGAACGGGCGCAGAAAGAGTTTGAAAAAATGCTCGCGGTCTACCCCAACTGGATCGACGCATTGACCGGGCTGGGTTATGCCCGGTTGGAGCAGAAAAATAAACAAGGCGCGGAGGAGGCCTTCAAGGAGGCCTTAAAGCTGTTGCCATACTATCCCGATGCTCTTCAGGGACTCGGCATGGTAGAAGGCGAGAAAGGCTAACGGGAGGAAATGGAGAACGAACTCTGGCGGTTGAAGGATCGGGTTCGTCTGGAAGGAGACGAATCAGAGACCGGCGGCGTGCTTTACGACACCTACACGGCAACCATGTATTCGTGCAATCACACGGCATGGTCCGTGCTCCAAAGGTTGGCGGCGCCAGCCGATTTGGAGGAACTTAGCACCGACGTGGTCAAGCAATTCGACGTGGCGCAGGAGAAAGCGCAGGATGACGTTCTCCTGCTTATGCGTCAGCTGCAGTCGATGGATTTGCTAGATTTTGGTTAAAGCCATCCGTGTCGCGGTAACCGGGTTTGGGGGTTTGAATAACCCCGAACCCGGCACCCCCGTGGCCAGATCCTTACGTCAGGGATGGCCCGGAAAACTCCACATACATGCCATGGGATACGACACCTGGATGACCGGCGGTTGGATGCCCGGGGTCGTCGATGAACTGCACCTTCTCTGCCCCTTGGCCGAGGGTGATGAAGCGGTTCTTCAACGCTTGATGGGCATTCACAAGAAAAGTCGCTTTGATGTCCTTATTCCGTGTCTGGATTTGGAGGTGCCCGTCTTCGCCAGACTGTCTGGCCGCTTGGCGAAGGCGGGTATCAAAACCCTCCTACCCGAACAAGAGGCCATCGCCAAAGTCAACAAGGCAGCGTTGTCCATATTTTGCAGCCGAAACGACATTCCCTCTCCCAAGACAATCTATGTACCCGAAGTGGCAAATGTGCCGTTTTACGCCGATCAGCTGGGCTATCCGCTCATGGTGAAAGGTTTCGTTGCCGGGGCAACAAAGGTTGCCCGCAGGGACGAGGCACACGATGCGGCCATTAAATTCAATGCAAAATGGGGCGGAGGGGTAATCCTACAGGAAGCCTTGGAAGGCGAGGAATACGTCGTTGCGATGGTGGCGAGACGGGATGGCAGCTGTTTGGGGTCCACTCCCGTCCGCAAAATCGGAATTAACGAGCATGGTAAGGCCGTCGTTGGTGCCGTTGTCGATGATCCGACTTTGGATCGTGAGAGCCAGCGGATCCTTTCGCAGTTGGGATGGCGTGGTCCTCTAGAGCTTGAGTTTCTTCGTCCCAACAACAGCATTCGGTTCAACCTGATCGAGATCAATTGCCGCTTCCCATCTTGGATTTTGCTGTCCCATTTCGCGCAAAGCAACCTGCCGGTTGCATACTTGAAAGAGATCATTTCACCGGGCAAACGTCGTCCCCCAAAACCCAGATGCGGCACCGTTTTTGTGCGTGACGTGCAGGACAATACGGTGAGGGTAGACGAGTTCGAGAGGCTCAATCGTTTTTTGAGCATGCCTGTAAACGGCAACTTCGATGGCAACGGAAGTTTGAAGCCCTCTGAAACAAAAAAATACAATGGGGGGCAGGATAAACTATGTGTAGCGGTCACCGGTCCCAGCGCCTTTGAGGTCGTGTTACCGGGACTCGGCGTCGCGAAATCGCTTCTCTCGGTTCCAGAAGTTTCGGAGATTGTTGCTCTCGGGAGGGACCCTTACGATACGGGCATGTATCGGCGGGGGCTATTCGACCGTGCGGAACGCCTGCCACAATGGGATAACAGCGACGAGTTATTGGATTGGTTCAAAAATTTACAACGGCGTAATCCTATTGATGTCGTTATTCCCTGCATCGACTTTGAAGTTATGGGTTGTGTGGAAATTGCTTCGGAATTAGCTGAAATTGGCATCAAAACCCTACTGCCCAGCGCCAGCGCGATGAAGAAACGCTCCAAGGAAAAGTTACCGGAGATCGTTCGAAAGTTAAACCTAGCGGGCCTAGAGGTTCCTAAAAGCCAAGTTCTGCGCACCGAAATTGCGGTGAAACGCGCAACTAAAACTCTTGGACTGCCCTTCGCCCTTAAATGTGAAATAGCAGCGACCGAAATCATCTATTCCGAAGATCAGGCCGTTCAAGTGTGGCGCAAATGGCGGGACCGCGGAGAGGACATACCGATTGCTCAGCAATTCATAGCCGGAGACGAATTTGCCGGGGCAGGAGTTTGTTCTCGTCACCATCACTTTAATTGCACCGTCTCAATAAAAAAATTGAAACGATGCGATCGTGGCAATACGTGGGGCGCGACGACAGCCGATCTTTCTGATCTTATGGTGGACCTAGGCCGGTTGCTAAAAAAGATCAAATGGGTCGGACCATTTGAAGTGGAGTATATTCGAGATATCACTCGCGAGAAGTTCTATCTTCTTGAAATAAATCCACGCTTTCCGGCCTGGATAAATTTCACCGCGGAAATGGGAACAAACCTCCCACGAGATGTCATCCGCCTGATGTGCAATGAGACAGCCCAGGAAAAAACACTAGAATCCGATCTGATTTTTACGCGAAGTTGTGAGGAAATTTCAGTAACGACCTTGTCATTAGCCAACTTTGCGACAAAGGGATATATCGAACATGTCTGAGAGGCTGCCTTAT
Proteins encoded in this window:
- a CDS encoding PqqD family protein codes for the protein MENELWRLKDRVRLEGDESETGGVLYDTYTATMYSCNHTAWSVLQRLAAPADLEELSTDVVKQFDVAQEKAQDDVLLLMRQLQSMDLLDFG
- a CDS encoding ATP-grasp domain-containing protein; protein product: MTGGWMPGVVDELHLLCPLAEGDEAVLQRLMGIHKKSRFDVLIPCLDLEVPVFARLSGRLAKAGIKTLLPEQEAIAKVNKAALSIFCSRNDIPSPKTIYVPEVANVPFYADQLGYPLMVKGFVAGATKVARRDEAHDAAIKFNAKWGGGVILQEALEGEEYVVAMVARRDGSCLGSTPVRKIGINEHGKAVVGAVVDDPTLDRESQRILSQLGWRGPLELEFLRPNNSIRFNLIEINCRFPSWILLSHFAQSNLPVAYLKEIISPGKRRPPKPRCGTVFVRDVQDNTVRVDEFERLNRFLSMPVNGNFDGNGSLKPSETKKYNGGQDKLCVAVTGPSAFEVVLPGLGVAKSLLSVPEVSEIVALGRDPYDTGMYRRGLFDRAERLPQWDNSDELLDWFKNLQRRNPIDVVIPCIDFEVMGCVEIASELAEIGIKTLLPSASAMKKRSKEKLPEIVRKLNLAGLEVPKSQVLRTEIAVKRATKTLGLPFALKCEIAATEIIYSEDQAVQVWRKWRDRGEDIPIAQQFIAGDEFAGAGVCSRHHHFNCTVSIKKLKRCDRGNTWGATTADLSDLMVDLGRLLKKIKWVGPFEVEYIRDITREKFYLLEINPRFPAWINFTAEMGTNLPRDVIRLMCNETAQEKTLESDLIFTRSCEEISVTTLSLANFATKGYIEHV